A window from Prinia subflava isolate CZ2003 ecotype Zambia chromosome Z, Cam_Psub_1.2, whole genome shotgun sequence encodes these proteins:
- the TMEM161B gene encoding transmembrane protein 161B encodes MGVIGVQLVVTMVMASVIQKIIPHYSLARWLLCSGSLRWYQHPTEEELRILAGKQRGKSKKDRKYNGHIENKPLTIPKDIDLHLETKSVTERDTIALHYFPEYQWLVDFTVAATVVYVVTEAYYSIMKPSQEMNISIVWCLLVLAFAVKILFSLTTHYFKVEDGGERSVCVTFGFFFFVKAMAILIVTENYLEFGLESGFSNFSESAMQFLEKQGLESQGPVSKLTFKLFLAILCSLIGAFLTFPGLRLAQMHLDALNLATERITQTLLHINFLAPLFMVLLWVKPITKDYIMSPPLGKESIPLMSEDTFDTVRLWIIILLCVLRLAMMRHHLQAYLNLAQKSVDQMKKEAGRISMVDLQKMVARVFYYLCVIALQYVAPMVMLLHTTLLLKTLGNYSWGIYPGLNSDTPVENSLLPNSAYSESPPADGKMKVTVVQITMALGSLKNIFTPLLFRGLLSFLTWWIAACLFSTSLFGLFYHQYLTVA; translated from the exons GGTGTGATAGGTGTACAGTTGGTGGTTACCATGGTAATGGCTAGTGTCATACAGAAGATCATACCTCACTATTCTCTTGCTCGTTGGCTTCTCTGTAGTGGCAG cttACGGTGGTATCAACATCCCACTGAAGAAGAACTGCGGATTCTGGCAGGGAAGCAAAGAGGGAAGAGTAAAAAAGATAG aaaatataatGGTCATATTGAAAACAAACCCTTAACCATTCCAAAAGATATTGATCTTCATCTGGAAACAAAATCTGTAACAGAAAGGGACACTATTG CATTGCATTACTTTCCGGAATATCAGTGGTTGGTGGATTTCACTGTTGCAGCTACAGTTGTGTATGTGGTGACAGAAGCCTATTACAGCATCATGAAGCCCTCACAAGAAATGAATATCAGCATAGTGTGGTGTCTGCTTGTCTTGGCTTTCGCAGT TAAGATACTGTTTTCATTGACTACCCATTATTTCAAAGTTGAGGATGGAGGTGAAAGATCAGTCTGTGTCAcctttggttttttcttctttgtgaaAGCAATGGCAATACTCATTGTGACAGAAAACTATCTAGAGTTTGGATTGGAATCAG GATTCTCGAATTTCTCAGAAAGTGCTATGCAGTTTCTTGAAAAACAAGGTTTGGAATCACA ggGTCCTGTGTCTAAACTAACCTTCAAATTGTTCCTGGCTATTCTGTGTTCACTTATTGGTGCTTTTTTGACATTCCCTGGCTTGCGACTGGCTCAAATGCATCTGGATGCTCTGAATTTAGCTACAGAAAGAATAACACA aacaTTGCTACATATAAACTTCTTGGCGCCTTTATTTATGGTTCTGCTATGGGTAAAACCAATCACTAAGGACTACATTATGAGCCCACCTTTGGGCAAAGAGAGCATTCCTTT AATGTCAGAAGATACATTTGATACCGTCAGATTGTGGATTATAATCCTGTTGTGTGTTTTACGGTTGGCTATGATGCGTCACCATTTACAGGCCTATCTGAATTTAGCCCAGAAAAGTGTGGATCAGATGAAAAAGGAAGCTGGTAGAATAAGTATGGTTGATTTACAGAAAATG gtggcTCGAGTATTCTATTATCTCTGTGTAATTGCACTGCAGTACGTTGCACCAATGGTAATGCTCCTTCACACAACTCTGCTCTTGAAAACACTAG gTAATTATTCTTGGGGCATCTACCCAGGACTGAATTCTGACACTCCAGTAGAAAACAGTCTGCTTCCCAATTCTGCTTATTCTGAGTCTCCACCTGCTGATGGAAAGATGAAAGTAACTGTAGTACAAATAACAATGGCTCTGGGAAGCCTAAAGAATATTTTCACTCCTCTCCTGTTCCGGGGACTCCTGTCTTTCCTCACCTGGTGGATTGCTGCTTGCCTTTTTTCTACAAGCCTTTTTGGGCTCTTCTATCACCAGTACCTGACTGTGGCATGA